The genomic region GCAATCCGAGGGCGTGCAGCGTCACGTGAACCGGACCTGTCACGACGCTGTGGGGGCGACGGCCCGCAGGTCGGAGCGGGTGCGTGGGAGAGCCGCCGCCACCGTAACTCTTCTAGACGGTTTGGCGTCCGATTCATCGATACCAAACAACGACGTGGCTTCGTTCCCACGCACAGCTCCCGCGCGGCGGTGCCGGCGCAGCGCCGGGCGGCGAGGCGAGCGCCGTCCGCCAACGCACACCGTCGCCAAACAGCGGAAAGGAGAACGTGTGAGCGGCTGAACCAGCTGGTGCCAGAAGCCGGCTACCGGCTCCGCCGCAGCGGCCAGCGGTAGCGGCCAGCGGTAGCGGCCAGCGGTAGCGGCCCAGCGGCCCAGCGGATCAGTACGCTCCCTCGCGGCGCAGCACCGCGAACATCGTCCGCCAGAGGATGTAGAAGTCCATCGCCAGCGACCAGTTCTGCACGTAGCGCAGGTCCAGTCGCACCGACTCGTCCCATTCCAGATCGGACCGACCGCTGATCTGCCACAGGCCGGTCAGACCGGGCTTCACCATCAGCCGGCGGTGCACGTCGTCCTCGTAGCGGGCGACCTCCGCCGGCAGCGGCGGCCGCGGGCCGACCAGCGACATGCTGCCCCCCACGACGTTGAAGAGCTGCGGCAGCTCGTCCAGGGACCACTTGCGCAGGAACTTCCCGACCCGGGTGATCCGGGGGTCCTCGCGCATCTTGAACAGCAGGCCCTCGGCCCGCTCGTTGCGCGACTCCAACGCCGCCTTGCGCTGCTCGGCGTCGACGTACATCGAGCGGAACTTGTACATCGTGAAGTGCTCACCGCCCCGGCCCACCCGCACCTGCCGGAAGATCGCCGGGCCGCGGCTGGTGAGCCGGACGGCCAACGCGAGGGCGGCCAGCAGCGGCAGGCACAGCAGCAGGATCCCCGCGGCCACGCTCCGGTCGAACAGGCCCTTCATGGCGCGCCGGGTACCGCTGAGTTCCGGCTCCTCGACGTGCAGCAGCGGCAGTCCGGCGACCGGGCGGATCGAGATGCGCGGCCCGGTCACGTCGGTCAGCGCCGAGGAGACCAGGACATCGACCTCGCTACCCTCCAACATCCACAGCAACCGCCGCAGCCGCTCGCCGTCCATCTGCGGGCTGATCGCGACGGTCGTCGCCGCCGTCTGCGCGATGGCGGTGTGCAGGCTCTCCGAGGTCCCGACGATCGGCACCCCCAGCAGGTCGAACCCGACGCGCTCCGGCGAGTCGTGGCTGTGCCGCCCCGGCGACCGGTCGAGGACGACCCCGACCACCGACCAGCCGGCGGTGGGCTCACGCTGCGCTATCCGGATCATGGATGCCGCGGACTCCCCAGCGCCGACGACCAGCACGCGGTGCAGGCAGCGCCCCGCCCGGCGCAGCCGGTGCAGCCCGGCTCGCGCGCCGACCCGCAGCGCCACCGTCAGTACCAGTGCGGCGGGGAACGCGATCAGTACGTAGGCGCGGGCGAGCTCGGCCTTCGTCGCGTAGGACAGGACGGCCACCACCGCGGTGAGCTGCGCGGCGGCGTTGAGCACGCGGCGGAACTCCTCGGATCCCCCGCCGAGGAAGCGGCTCTCGTAGGCCCGCCCGAAGAACATCGACAGAACCCACGCGAGCGGCAGCAGCACCGACATCAGGATGTAGGGCCGCGCCGACACCGGCTTGAGGTCGAACTCGACCAGGCCGCCGAACCGGACCAGATAGGCAACCCCCACCGCCACCACGCAGGCGAGGGCGTCGGTGACGATGAGCAGCCGGGTGTAGGGACGCTCCCACGGAACCGTGGCCCGGTAGCCGCCGTCGGCCCGCGCGTCCAGGTCGGGCCGATCGGACGGATCGGGTAAATCGGACAGGCCGGGAGGATGGGACAGGTCGCCGGCGGTGGAGCCGGGTCCGTCCGCCGGCCTGGGTGCGGTGGCGATCCCCGCCGCGTCCGGCTGGACCGCGCCGGGGCCCCGGCGGCCGGCACGATCGGCCGCCGGCGGCGGGGGAACATCTCCGATCACCACCGCCAACTGGGCACGCTGGTTCGGAATCCGCCGCCCGGGCCGGCTCGGCGCGACGGACGACGCGCCGAGCGTCGCCGCCCCGGCCGGGACCCCCGCCCGGTCGTCGGGCCGGTAGCCACCGTCACGTCGGGTCACTGAACGGCCCCTCGCCGATCCTGATCATCGCTGAAGACGGTGTCGGTCACTCGGAAAACCCCCCGCGGTCACGACTTCTTCGGACGGGCCACAGCCCGACGGGAGGACGACCAACCGGGCTGTGTGCCATGTCAGCGCATGACAACGACACCCGCTGTGCCGATCGACGAACCCCCCACTGGTGCACGTCGCACCACCGGCTTGTCGGACCCCCATCCAGCCGGCCCCGTGCGTGCAAACCAACTCTAACGTCCGGCGAGGGAGCGAACCATCGGACCTCGGTGGAATGCGTCATGCGCGTGACAAAAATTGCGGTAGGCCCGAATCGCTTGAGCCGGTACACCCCGCCCACCCCCGGGCCCCGGTCCGGCCCGGCTACGACCATTCCCGGCGGGGGATAAGCCGGAAAGATAACGACATATCATAATAATCCGGGCTGGGTTGCCTGGCACACTCTCACGCCGGCCCTCCCGTCGGCGTCCCCTTCCCACGTGTCCCCGCCCTGGTGAGGGCGCCCCGCGCCCGGGCCAGCCCGGTGAACACGCCGTCGAGGCCGCCGACGATGTTGCCGCCCGCCCCCGCCACGGGGTCGACGACCAGCGGGCTCGTGCGCAGGACCGCCGTCGTCAGGTGGTCGTAGAGCGCCTCCCGGTAGGTGTACCGGGAGTGGAAGGCCTCGCCCGTCACCGCCGCGAGCACCTCCAGCAGGCCGCAGGTCTTCAGGGCGTTGAACAGGCTGCGGTCGGGCACCTCGGCGTCGAGCAGCGCGGGCAGCGCCGGCAGGTCGAGCTCCAGGCCGCCGAGAAGATCCGGGCCGTCGAGAAGGTAGCCGTCGGGCCGGGCGTCCCCGCGGGGCCGCAGCACGTGCACCGGGCCGTGCCCGGCGCCCGCCCCCACGGCCCCCACGCGCGCGGAGTCCGTGATCACGCCCTTCTCGCCTGTGATCGTCGTGGTCCCCCGGGCCTGGTCGTATGGCTCGGTGATGCGACCGCGCAGCCCGCGCCGCAGCCGGAAGTCGAAGCGCACGTCGGCGCCGGCCCGCCGTCGGGTGGCCACGGTGACGTGGTCGAAGTCGGCCAGCGACCGGATGAGGGCGAGCCCGTGGTAGCGGTAGCCGGAGTGCGCGAGCTCCACCGAGCGCACCTCGCCGATCAGACCGTCGGCGACCGCGCGGCGGGCGAGGGTCCACTGCGGGTAGTTCATGTAGTCCTCGGCCACGACCACCCGGGCGAACGACCGCAGGGTCGCCATCGCCGGCAGGTGGGCGGCCTGCCCGAACACCGGGGTGTCCAGGACGACCGAGAGCTGCGGCGCCCGTTCGGCGAGGTCGCGCAGCACCGCGCGCACCGCGGTGGTGGAGACCGAGACGACGACCGTGTCGACCGCGTCGAGGACCTCGGCCGGGGAGCCCACCA from Frankia alni ACN14a harbors:
- a CDS encoding Gfo/Idh/MocA family oxidoreductase, with product MAAAGVGRRRVLIIGSGRRIRNNFLPAFAQRRDQFELVGLWSRTREHAERAAAPWGVPVVGSPAEVLDAVDTVVVSVSTTAVRAVLRDLAERAPQLSVVLDTPVFGQAAHLPAMATLRSFARVVVAEDYMNYPQWTLARRAVADGLIGEVRSVELAHSGYRYHGLALIRSLADFDHVTVATRRRAGADVRFDFRLRRGLRGRITEPYDQARGTTTITGEKGVITDSARVGAVGAGAGHGPVHVLRPRGDARPDGYLLDGPDLLGGLELDLPALPALLDAEVPDRSLFNALKTCGLLEVLAAVTGEAFHSRYTYREALYDHLTTAVLRTSPLVVDPVAGAGGNIVGGLDGVFTGLARARGALTRAGTRGKGTPTGGPA
- a CDS encoding sugar transferase, translated to MSDLPDPSDRPDLDARADGGYRATVPWERPYTRLLIVTDALACVVAVGVAYLVRFGGLVEFDLKPVSARPYILMSVLLPLAWVLSMFFGRAYESRFLGGGSEEFRRVLNAAAQLTAVVAVLSYATKAELARAYVLIAFPAALVLTVALRVGARAGLHRLRRAGRCLHRVLVVGAGESAASMIRIAQREPTAGWSVVGVVLDRSPGRHSHDSPERVGFDLLGVPIVGTSESLHTAIAQTAATTVAISPQMDGERLRRLLWMLEGSEVDVLVSSALTDVTGPRISIRPVAGLPLLHVEEPELSGTRRAMKGLFDRSVAAGILLLCLPLLAALALAVRLTSRGPAIFRQVRVGRGGEHFTMYKFRSMYVDAEQRKAALESRNERAEGLLFKMREDPRITRVGKFLRKWSLDELPQLFNVVGGSMSLVGPRPPLPAEVARYEDDVHRRLMVKPGLTGLWQISGRSDLEWDESVRLDLRYVQNWSLAMDFYILWRTMFAVLRREGAY